Within the Leptospira ryugenii genome, the region CTGTATCCCGACCGCTGCTAGTAGCCAGTGTACTGGTTCCGTGGGTTATCAGTGTTCCAGTTCCCCAAGAATCAACTTCATATAAGTAAACAACAGAGTGAGGACGACTGACTGCAGAATTAATTCTAGCTTTATAGGTTATCTTTCCTCTTACTTTTAAGATACTCGGTAAGGAGTCTGATAAATACACCATGGCATTGCTTCGGTCAATTAAGTTTACATTTGTTTTGACTGGAACAGAGACTGCACCATCTAAAATCTCAGATACCAAGGGCACCCCTGTAGTGGCCGCTGTCGCTCCCGCAATGATCGTATTTGATGTGTTACTTGTATTGTTAGAGGTACTGATTGAACCAGGTGTTAAGTTAAACATACCCATAGGTCTAAGATGGTAAATGCGACTCACTTGGTTTTGGATTGGCCAATTGCTATAAAAAACACGTTCACTAACATGTCTTTTTTGGATACTGACTCTTGGTTTTGACATGATCCCATTGGGAATTCCTTTTAACCAATAATCAAACCAATCATATGCATTTGTCCAAACATAGTTTTGTAAGCCTAGTACTCCTCCAATCTCTGCCGTCGCATGGATACCATTGTTGAGGTCTAATTTTTTCGGAACTGTTAACCTTTGAAAATAATCCAAAATTTGATTTGGCTGGAAAAGATTGTCTTGGGAGTTACTAGATATATATACTGGTTTACCTGTTGCGTTCAATGCTGAAACAAAGCTGCTAGGTGAACGATCTCCTGCCCAATTGAGAACGGATTGTACATCTCGGTTATCCAAAAGTTTTTGAAAATTTTCTGCAATAATGGGATCCATTCTTCCTGTGAGATATCCAGAAGCTATCAAAAGCAATCCCCAAACAAGTCTTGGGGTCTGGTTGCCATACAACGAGTCTGGCAAACTTCCCCATCCACTCATAGCTACTGCAGTTTTAATTCTTGGTTCTTTGGTGGCACCGAGAAGGGAGATACCTGCGCCATAGGAGATACCAGCAATCCCAATGTTTTCATTCACTGGGGAAACTCTTTGCAGATAATCAATCGCACTGGAAAGATCTTCCATATCCTTGGGACCCGCTACATTGATCTTTCCTTCAGAAGTACCAAATCCTCTTGTGTTATAGCTAAGTACTACATATCCTTTTTTCGCTAATTTTGCCGCCGGCACAATGTATTCATATTCGTTTAAGGCCCAGCTATTGACAAAGATGATCGCTGGATACGGTCCTACACCCGATTTTGGTTGAAAGATATTTCCTGTTATCTTCGTGCCATCATAGGATGTGAAGGAAACTTGGTCATTAAAGGTAAAGCTCCCGTCGTTTTCAGCTGCAAAGGCAGCATCGATTTGACTTCTTTGCGAAGCATTTGAGAGTGCTAACTGTTCGGCACTGGACGAGGTTCCTGTTTCTTGGACAGAACCAAGTAAGCCCAATATGGGAACTGAAGAAGGGTTTTTGTTTTCGCTTGGTCCGCAGGCAAGTGTTAGGGAAATCGCCAGGCAGCTCAAAGCAATTTTTGTTTGGTAGTTTTTCATAAATTGTCTCCGCTTTGCCTCCTATTTATCATAAATATGGCTTGCATGCGTCTAAAATGAGAATTTTAGTCGTTTTTTTGAGTCCAAAATGATCATTTTTTCCCTTTTTTCCGTACAAAAAGTCCGTAAAGGCTTTCGCACTGTAAGCCATTTTGTTGGGTAAGGCAATGCTTGAATTCTTAGGATCTTGGTTGTTGTTCGGTGCTTGGTTTCACCTGCTCCTTGCCTTACACCTGTATACAAAACATGGTAAATCTAAGGGATTTCCCTTTGCCTCTATTTCTGCCATTGCAGCGTCTATTCTGATCGTTTATGCATACTTGGTCTTTAAAAAATTATCTCTGGGAAATGCATTTCTAAATCATGGCTATCTCTTTGCAATCTTCCTGATCCCAGCTAGCATGCAATATACGATCGAACAATTCCTATCGAATGAGTTTGTGGATTTCAAGAAATGGTATCGATTCTTACCCTTCTTTCTCTCACTGATTGTCTTCCTTGGGTTGCAAACAATCGATCCAAATATTGGATCAAGTCCACTGCACACAAATTTCAATAATGGTTTTCTTTCTTTACCAGAGTACTTTGCTACACTTGGCTGTCTCTATTGGATTTTTACATTTCTAAAGATGATCCATTCCTACAGAAAGATCCTCTTTCATAATCCCAATCCAGCAGCCGCAATGGGTGTACGGATATTGAGTATGATCATCAACGGAAATATTGTGTTTGCTGTTTTGATCTTGGTAAGCATCCTCTTTCGCTGGACAGAAGGCTTGTATTCCGCGGCTTTCCTTGCAACTTTAATGGCAGTGATTGCCTTTTTACGTTCACAAGCACAACCCAACTTATTTAGTGAAATACTACCAGGCCTGCGGCAATCCTACCAAACATCCAGGATTTTGAACTTAGACCTAGACGAGCTACATACAAAGATCCAGAGACTTATGGTGGAAGAAAAAGTCTACCAGGAAGAAAATTTAAACCTAGCTAATTTTGCTGAGCGGCTAAGGATAAAAGATTACCAATTGAGTGAATACATCAATGCCTATTTGGGAATGAACTTTAATCGATTTTTAAATGAGTACCGAATTGAAGAAGTTTGTAAAAAAATAGAGGAGCAACCAAAGGTAAATTTGTTACATCTGGCTTACCAAGTTGGTTTCAATTCGAAAGCAAATTTTAATATTGCATTTAAGTCAGTTAAGAAAATGACTCCAAGTGAATATGCAAAGGGAATAAAAAAGCCACTTACATCTGTTAAAGTGGCTAAGAGAAAGTGATTATTTTTTTAGGGAATGAACCAATAGTTTCGCAGCAGATGCCCCTGAATTTTGCTGTTGTCCAGTAATCAAATTTCCGTCTTTGATCGCATAAGAAGAAAAAGGAGCGGCAACCTTAAAGTTTGTGCCAGCAATTTTCTTTGCCTCTGTTTCAATTCGGTAGGGTTGGATCTTTTGGCCTACAGCTTTGTCTGCATATTCTTCTTCTGCATCTGCGAAACCGGTCCATGTTTTTCCTTTTACGAGGAGGTCTCCATTTTTCAATTTGGTTTCCAACAGTAAAGTGGTGGAATGGCAGACAGCAGCAGACGGTTTCCCTGCTTCATAAAAAGAAGCAAATAGATTTTGTAATGCAACATTTCCTTTAAAGGTATACATAGGACCTTGTCCTCCCACTAAAAAAATCGCATCATATTCTGACGGGTTTACATCTGTAAATTTTTTAGTATTTTGTAAAAGTTCTTGGAATGATTTTTTCTGCAAGTATCCAAGTGAGATGATATCATGAGCCGAATAACCACTCTTATCTGTTGGGTCAGAATAGGCATCCATATATAGTTTGCCACCTTCCGTCGAAACAACTTCTACAGCATAACCAGCTTCTTGGAAAACAAATAAAGGATGCGTGAGTTCTGCAGCCCAAAAGCCTATAGGCCATCCTGTCTGCTGAGATACCGAAGGTGAACTCACAACCATCAGTATTTTTCCTTTCGGATTTGATCCGTGTGGATGGACATATTCGGTAATCTCTTCAACCTTTCCTGAACACGATAGAATGCTAAAAATGAAAATAGATGTTAAGATGAACTTTGTTTTCATACTTTTTCTCCTAGATACCTTTTACAGAATAATCATTCTGTAACAAGACATTCTCCAGTCAGGATCTACCGAAAAAGGATATACATCATGCTTAGGTAATATACTAACTAAACAGTAACTATATTTCTAGAAGGAAATATTATTTTGATATTTGTTCCATTTTCAAAAGTTGTTTCTAAGTTTCCATTTAATTGAGAAACAAGGTTTGATACCAATACCAGACCGATTCCAGAAGTTGATTCGGAATCTGCTCTCCAGCCAATTCCATTGTCATACACATTTAATTCATATATTTCTGCACTGATTTGCAATCGAACCTCCACGATTCCCTCCTGTTCAGGAGCAAAGGCATGTTGGAAAGAATTACAAATTAACTCATTTAAGATTAGGCCGAGAATAATGGCTCTATCCAAATCAATCGTTAAATCAGCATCAACATCCATATGCAAAGAAATAATGTTTTGTTGGAACATAAATGTCATTTTTAATTGTTCAAGTATAGATTCAATGATTGGTCTTAAATGGCATCGCAGAATGTCTTTGGATTGGTAAACAAGGCGATGTACGGAGGCGATCGTAAAAATTCTGTTATAGATAAATTCAAATGCTTTGATAATTTTTTGATCCTGGATAGAATTTTTTTGAAGAGTGATTAAGCCGGAAATCATCTGAAGGTTGTTATTGACTCTATGGTGAATTTCCATTAAAAGTTTTGTTTTGATTTCAAGACCTTCTTGGATTAGCTTTTCATGTTGAATCCTTTCCGATTGAATTCGATTCATAGTTTGGATATATAAAAACACTAAAAAGAATAACGTATGTAGATCTTTAAAAAAACCCTCGTATTCGTCTAAAAAATTCCAAAGAAAACCATGTTCAAATATATTCGATATAAATACGAATGTTATCGAAAATGTATAGGCGGACAGAATAACGAAATCAACATTCTGTAGTTTTTTTTGAAAGATATAGGAAACTATTTCAATGAGAGCTAAAGTACAAAAAACGAGCCCAATCAAATCTATTATGGAAATCTCATTAATTTGGAAGGTTTGCACTGAGAATTTCCCTTTTAATGCTTAGATACAAAGAAACAACCGATAACATTAAGAAAAGATGTTCAGCAACGTTGAACAGGTCGTGGAAAAAAAATCCTTCTGTAACAGTACAAATTGTACTTAAAAAAACAAAGAAGAAACTTAAGAGGAAAAATTTAAATTTAGGGAAGTATTTTCGCTTTAAAAATCGAAATAAGATAAGTGAACCTATAAAGCTGAAAAATAAATTCAATATTTCACTGATTTCAATATTTTGCACCACGAGAATCTTTCTAAACTTCAAAAAGGAATTTTGAAAGCATAAAATAAGAAATAAATTGATTCTAGTTCTTTAAATAGAGACTGAGGTATGCAATGGTAGCTTTTTTACTTTCTTGCACGAGCTCAGGGGTAAAATCTCCAAAATTTCTTTGGGCAAACTTTAAAAGTGCATCGGCGATTGTGAAAGCAAATCCAAAGATTTGTTCCCAATTCTCTCCTTTTGGCAATGAAAAGCGATCTTGAATCCCTTTTAAAGCTAGTTTGGAAAGTTTTGCATCTAGTTCTCTTCCGACTGTTCTAATCTCAGGATTTGTTACTCGGTATTCATAGATCAATCGAGGAAAGGCTGGTTCTGACTTTGTCACCTCCACAGCTACATCTATAAACCTTTCAATGAACTCCTTCCAAGAGATAAGCTTTTCCTCTTGCAAGGCTTCGAATCGCTCAATGATGGTTTCCGCATGTAGAAGTCGGATGCCATGAAAGATGGCTTCGATATTTGGAAAAAAATGGTAGGCAGATGCTCTCGGTATGTTTGCCAATTTACAGATTTCAATGAATTTAATCTCTTCCGGGGGACGGGAGCGTAAGGCTTCCAAAGTCACTGTTAATAATTTTGTCCTTCTGTTTCGGCCTTGTTTGCTAGTGAATTTGAATTGGCGAGGCGAAAGGTCGGGTGATAAGGAGGCATCTACAATTCGATTCATACAGCGAATGTGGCATGAATCGAACAAAAGTCAATCCAGATGTCCTTACCAAATGAAGGACATTCTTAGTTGAATCAGTTAATTGAGAACGAATGAGTTGCTTAGCCCTTGGTACGAACTGATGGCACCAGTCCAACCCGATTTCCAATGTCCCCTATGACGAATGCGGTATGTCCCCTTCGGAAACGATTGTGTATCCCACTTGATGGTTATCTTTGAGTAGGCGATTCCATCACGTTTCCAATGATAAGTTGTAGAAGGATCAAAATCACGTGCAACCACTTTCCAATTGCTACCAGTCCACTGTTCCACATCCAAATAAGAGCTCCCAATTAAGGCATTGTTTTTTGGATGGGCTCCCCAAAAAACTACGGAAACAGGTGCACCTACTGCATAAGTAGCCGCCGGTTGTGTTTCTACGGATCCAAAACTTTTGAACCAAGGCACATCATCAAAAACCACACCTGTTTGGAAGGTCGCTTGGAACTTACTCAAATCTGGTGGAATGGGTCCTGTCGAGACATTCGAGCCATTCTTCAATGATATGGCAAGTTTCGAAAACTCTTGTTCATACGCTAACAAAGTGTTCGGTCCAAATTGGGTCGAGGCACCTTCGTATTGTTGAGAAGAGTACTCTTCTTTTGTTGTCACATAGGATGTGTATGTATTTGCTAAAGAGGAAAGAACAATATAGTCAGTTTGGAGAATATTTTTCACGATAGCGCGAAGCCTTCGTCCCGCCATTGTTGAGACCTCTGCTGGCACAGCAACAATCGCCAAATTTCCAATTTTGAAAATTTGTAATGGGACAATCGGAGGAGTCCAAGGATTTCCATCAAAACTTGCAACACCGGTAGGAATTAAGACAGGTTTCTCTTCATGGCATAGTTTGTATGCCTCGCTTACCGAAGAAGGCCAAAAAACACCCAATACGCCACCAAAAAAGCTAGAAATAAATGTCTCACGTGCATTGTCATTCCAATCCAATGAGTTAACTGTGACTCCTTCGTTAAAAAAATCAACGATTACTGAATTGTCTTCCGTACTGCCTGCAGCAAAGGAAGCGCCCATTCCAGCAGGACATGTTGCCTTACCCACGCTACTCACAAATAAGTTTGAGAAGTTAACGTAAGTATGACGAAAATCGACAGAACCTAAAATTGGGGTCGTTGCATTTTGGTATAGGCTTTGCGCTCTTTGCAATTGGCGATCAGCAATTAGGTTTTGTCTCGGGTAGTCATTGATACCATCTGCTGGTCCCCAAAGATTAGGGGTAACATCCCCTGCATTTGATTGGGCAAATGCAGCAACAAAAGTAGAGGTAGCAGAATAATTTGTACTTTTACTTTTTTCGAAGAGATAAGATGCTAAGCCTTTATGGTCGCCACCAATTAACTTATTCGTAGGGCCTATACTTGTTGGGTGAACTGCAAACCAGTTGATTGTCCCTAATTCGCGACCATCTTCAGCCACAAATTTCAAAAGAGTCATTTTGGTATCTACGCTTGAATTATAAAAGTTCCGCTCTGAGATTGGGTTTTTTTCATATGCGACAATTGAGCGATTCATACTTGCATTAGTTAAATCACCTTCGTTGATCAAAATTTTTCCAGGAACTAAATTTTGATGCGCACGTTTGATAGATTGATAAATACCATCTACAATAATATCGTAATTTTCTTTTATGAATCCTGCCGTCGTAGCATTGTAGAGAAAATAATGGGAAGAACCTCCTGGACCGCTATGGGTGTGGGTTGCAGAGATCAAAACATTACGATCGTTGTAGTATGGCGCCAAATTCGGATCAGATGCTATTTTTTTTGATACACCTTGTTTGACTGACTGAAAGACTTGTCCTAAATCTGCGCTGACAAATACAACACGCTGTTGTGAATTGCCAACGATAAAAGCCCTAGACCAAAGTCGCATATATATTCCTTCTGTTTTTTGGTCAGGGTCTGCAAATCCCATCATGCCCACTTCAGCAGCAGGACCTGTGATATCAAAGATTCCAGCACCGACAAGATAAGGAGAATTTCCTAAGCTAGGACTCTCCGTAGATCTGACAGAGCTTTCAGTCCATTCATCATTCGAAACAATATTTGCATTTGAATTTTCAATTCCCACCAAACTTAAAATAGGTGCTGAATTTGTTTCTTTTTTTCCGCATGTGAACAGACTTAAGCAGAGAACTAAAAATCCCAGCCGACAGAAGTCTTGTTTGAATTTCTCTATCATACTATTTTCCCCTTTTCCCTCCGCTTGAGAATTTTATGTCTAAATGAAGGAAACGGCTAGAGCTTTCCCGTAGTGAAAATATTGACAAGCAAATTTATCGACTTCTGTCGAGTTTTTATTGAACGCCGTTTATTAATTTAGAAAAAAATAATCGACAAATGCCGAATATTTTCCCGTGTTTGGAGCTTCCTTGGGAAATTGGATTCATTTTCTTGATTTTCCGAAGGAAAAAGCACAAAATTTGAGGTGAATTGACATGGCTTTAATTTTTTTCCGAAGGAAACTTGCGTTTTTTCTCGGCTTTCTACTATTTTTTTCCTGCCAAGCGAATCGAAGTCCCGCTCCCTTCCTTGGTCTCATAGAGGGTACTCAAACAACGATCGATCTCAACTCTGCCGAGAACGCTAACCATCGGTCGACCGCCGGCTCAATCTTTCATGAGCTACCAAATGGAAACAGTTTGGCGGAAAGAGAGGTTTTTGATACGGCGAAATCCTATCTCCAGACAAATGATAGGATCTTTGTAGATGGAACTGGCAGAGAATTTCTATTCAGAGGGTTTAACATATCTGGAAATGTCAAATTGGCTCAACATGGTTATAAACCTTTTGCAAATGAATCGGACGCTGAGTTAGCTTTTCAAAGATTAGGCAAGACGACAGGTTCAAATATCATCCGTTACACGATAGCCTGGGAGGGAGTTCATCCCGCAGTAGACACTATTGATTATAATTATCTAGATTCAGTAGTATCTCAATTAAAAAAAGCGATTAACAATCGATTCTATATACTTCTCGATTATCACCAAGATCTATTCTCTCGGCATTTATTTAACAAAGATTCGTGGCATACAGGTAATGGTGCGCCCAAATGGATTACACAAGGTGGGACTTATCCAAAGGAGTATTGCGGAATTGTATGTGCCAACTGGAGTCAGAATGCATTAACAAATGAGGCAATCAGAAGGGCATTCCGAAATTTTTGGAACAATGCACCGCTTAGTACGCAAGCTGGAACAAGACGTATGCAAGACGAGTTTATATGGCAAATTGGAAAATCTGTATCCTACATAAAATCAAAGTTAAGTGATGAAGAGTTTTCCTTTGTATTGGGTTTAGATCCAATCAATGAACCTGTTGATGGAGGTATGGAAGGATTAACGCCTGCACAGTGGGACAATCAAAAATTATGGCCACTCTACCAAAAATTGCGAATCAGCTTAGATCAAAATGGGTGGCAAAATAAGAAGATCTTTGCAGAACCTCTTGTTTACTGGAATACAAATATTGGCCAAGCGATAACTCCTGCGACTGGAGGAGGGTATTTAGAATATCCTCCAGGGCAGAAATTTGTTTTTAACTCGCATTTTTATGATGCCGCTAGGATGGGTATCGATCTAACAGGAATTGACAATGCAACTTATTTCCGTTATCTGGATGATATACGCAAAGAATCCCGATTTATGCAAATTCCTGCTTTTTTGAGTGAGTTTGGAATGTGGCTGAAAGGAACGGGCGCAAAAGATACAGCGAGAATGATCAATGCCGTATACCAAGCTTTAGAAGTTTCAGACATAGGCGAAAATCCAAAATCAAGGTTTGTTGATTTTTATTCGAACCCTGTTTCGGCAACACAATGGCACTGGGATTTTTATTATGATAAACATTCAGAATATATGAATGGGAATCCCTCGAAGCTCATCACAGGTAAGGATGCTTGGAACGGAGAGGACTTTTCAGTTGTTGGAAATTATGGAACAGAGTTTAACTTGGATAAGTATGTCATCCAAAGAGCATATGTAAGAAAGTCGCAAGGAAGAATAATGAGCACCTATTATAATGCAGTAGGGTCCGATTCCTGGAATAAAGTTTTTTCTTGGGGAGCAATTAAACCTGGCAATTCAGAGAGCCAATATTTTGGAGACCGTAGATTTTTGATCATTATTTGGAGAGGTAGAAATTCCAGTTTACCTACCGAAGTTTACCTTCCACCTCATATAAATCCAAACCAACTGATTCTACTTACGGAGAACCAGGTATATAATAAAACACTTGGTTCAACCATACAACAAAAGGTGGATGAAGCTATATGGTCAGTTGAACCAAATCGTGTTGCCGACTCTGGAAATTTAGTATTTATCTGGGATGACCCAAATGAACTTGAAACAGGAGATTCTATCCATTATGCCTTGTTAGTGGATGGAAATGGACTGAACCTCTCAGATGCTCAATTAAGTACCTTGCAGACTAAATTAACACAAAGAATCATTTTAGAAAAAAAGAGTCCCGTCTATTTGATCGGAAAAATGACTCCCTCTGGATATCCTGCACAGTAATCTGGTGCCCTATATCTTGATAAAAGGTATAGGGCTCTGAAGATTAAAACACATGGCTAAAATTTACAAATAGCTGCTCATCTTCACGGGATTTGGCATAATCAATCATAATGATAGTTGCTTGGTTCCATGCAATTCTAAGCCCAAGCCCTTGTGAGTAAAAATAATTTTTTAGATTAAGCTTATGCTCATCATCCCAAACTCTTCCATAATCTAAAAATGGAACCAAATTAAACGTAAAAAACTCGGAACCTAACTTTGCTTCGGCGAATTTCCAGCGGATTTCTGTATTGCCCCATCCCATAGTCCGACCTACAAAACGATCCTGTTTGTATCCTCGTAAAGTCCGAAGTCCTCCCAGACCTCCAACCAAACCTTCTGTTCCCCAGAGATTGCGGTATTCGAAGAAGGGAGCCTCACCATCTGTTAGACCCAATCCAAATCGATTGGCTACGACTAACTTATCAAAGATCTTAGGGAAAGGACTCCAGAAATGTTTGATTTGTGCAAAGTATTTGTTGAATTCGAAATCGGAACCTAAGGTTCTCGCATGTTTTTCATACGTCACTTCAGCAAAAATTCCGGAATTAGGATCTGGCTCAAAATCTCTTGTATCATACACAAATCCCAATCGAAGAGAGTTAACATATCCACCGTGGTAACCTAAAATTTTCCCGGCCTCATTATCTTCTGTGAGCCTTGTTTTCGCGTTTGGAACATCGGCTGTCAGTTGGTCATACAGGGGATCTGTGCCGCGAACCTTTCTCCCATCGTAAGTTCGAATGATATTGTCTGAAATTTTCAGTCCTGCTACTAGACGGACAGTCCCTCCTACATATGACCGTTCTCCACTAACAGTAGCCATCGGAGTTTCAATCGTATAACGATTGTACATACGGTCAGTTGTAACAAAACCTGGGCCTGATTGTAGACCAGTAAGAGTTTGTCCTCCAAAATAAATGGGATCAGCTGAGGTACCAGGTCTGTAATAGGTTAAATTTGTTTCCTGGTCAATGTACTTGGAATTTGAGAATTTTCTTCCATCAGGTTGATTTCTATCAAGATAACTCAAGGGAGACATACTATTCTCCCCAATTCCGAAGTACAATGTAGTCGGAGTAATGGTCAAAAAAGCATCTGCTCTGAGTCTCCATTGCGTATCTGCTACAAATGGCATATCCAAACTAATCTGGTGGTATTGTGCATTTTTGTTTGTGTTGAAGTATTGTCCAAATAGACGAGTGCGATACGGAGTAAAGAAGTACAAACCGTCCGTTTTGGGTCCGTTATTGTACAAATAAGCACGTGCTCCATATCCTATGCCTTCATTTGGGTCAGAATTTACCAATGGGAGACCAGTGAGGTAATACCCTTCCTTTTTATCTTCGATGTCCTTTTTGCAAAGTTGTTTGGAGGGATCCATGGGGAAGGGGAGGAATTTGGGAGGTGGGTCTTTTTCACATCCAGATTGGGGAGAGAATTCCTGTGCTTGTAGCGATTGTATGAATAAGGTAATAGAAAAAAATACAAAAGTAAAAAGAGTTCGGAATGTACGTTTCCTTTGGCGTCGCATAGGCTCTCAGGAAACTAAGTCGGGACAAAAAGTCGTCAAGCCAAAAATGAGCAGTCACTCATTTTTTTAGGTGCGTTCCATCACGATTAAAGTGGAATCATCGTCTACTGCTTCCTTTTTGGTGAATTCGAATCTTTCTTTCCAAAGCCTATCAATCATCTCTTTTGGGGACAAAGAATAAGACTTTTGTACTGATTGTATCCATCTTTCTTCACCATACATTTCAGATCCTTGATTGAAATCTTCATAGACTCCGTCACTGAATAGGCAGACTTTATCTCCTTTTGCAAAGGCTCTTGTTTCCTCCTGAAAGGTTTCGTTACTTGCCCATCCAATGATTCTTCCCTTTGGTTTGATGCTTTCTACTTTGGAATTTCTAATCAAAAATTGAGCAGGGTGGCCAGCGGAAACGAAACTAATCCGATTTTCTGTCAGGTCAATTTCAACTAAAATAGCAGAGAATAACATTCTTACGCTCAAATACCTTTGCACAAACAGTTGATTGATTTGGAACATGATATCTGAAATTGACTGACTTCGGGATAAAAAACGATCACATTCACTTTTCATGATCATCGTTACCATCGCTGCTTGTACACCATGTCCGGTCGCATCAGCTAGAAAGACACGGTACTTATCATCAGAGATCCTCCGATAATCAAAAAAGTCTCCACCGACTTCAGCCTGCGGAAGGTAGAGGTAATCAAAGAGTAAACCAGTATACTCTTTGTTTTGTGTCATGATAAGGGATTCTTGCAATTTCTTAGCAAGGTTTAGATCAGCATGGATTAGATTTAAAGAGTCATTCAATTGTTCTGTTCTTTCAGCAACTTTTAGCTCTAAAGATTCTGATAAATCTTCGGAGACTTGCAATGCTCTATTGAATTTGATCGAAAGAAAGTATGCTTGGCTAAAGATATAAAAAATAAACCCTAAATGACTGATGTAGTTTGTTCTAAAGATTTGATTGTAGGCTAACATATCAAAAGCAGAAGTGATCAAAAAGAGTGTCCATCCCGTTAGGAAAATCCTCGCACCAGGCATTTGAATAAATACAGCTTTGATTAGGACGAGGAAAAAATAAACTCCTGACAAAAAAGAGCCAACAAGTAATAAGTTAAAAATCCATTCTATCTTAAAAATGAAATAGGATAATGAGAAGAAACTGAAAAATAGATAAATGCTTTGGTGAATCTTCTTTCGAAATAGATGTGTAAAGTTAAAATAAAATAAACTAGCAAGGATGGGGGTCAAAACCATAAAGGAACCCACATCTAAGTACCACTCCAAGGTGACTGGAAAATTTGGAATTAATTTCAAAAGATAATGTTCTTCAGTGACTAAAATTCTAGAAAACATGACAGCGCAAAAAATAGCGAATATTAGGCTACCCAGTTCTTTTTTTCTTTGGAGAAATAATACCAAATGGTAAAGAAACATGATACCAAGGATACCTAGAGAAACAAAGTCTGTAAAATGTTGTCTCGATTGGAGGCTGAGGATACTCTCTGATGTGCCAAAAAGAATCGACTTTCTTGGTCCTGGTTTGATTTCATCTTTGTTTGCCACCTCTATGGCGATTTCAAATTCATTTTTATCGATAGCGAAGAATAGAGTAGGACGAACGAGAGATCTTGTTGTATCATTTAGATCTTCCCCATAACGCCCGTTTTCATGGACCAAAATACCATCAACATATAAGCGGTAAGCTTGTGGGAACTCAAAAACTTTGATTCCATAGATACCTGTCTTTGGAAGGGAGTGGAGCTGTAAGGAGTAGAGCGCTCGTCCCGCCAAAGGGTAACGTTCCGTCCAGGTTCCAGGAACAAACATATAACTCAGGCTCTCTGTCTCTTGGGTAGAGAGTTTTGAATTCCAGCGAAAGATCCATTCACCATCTAGCGATACCAGGGAATTTAAATCGAATTGTGATAGGTCAAAACGTCCACGAACAGCCTTTGCCTGCTGGAATTCTGACTCCGCATGACAGGAGCAGATAAGGGTAAGGCATAGGAAAAAAAGCCATTTCATAGGCAAAGACTCTACACGATCTCTCAGTTCTTTGGAAAGAAAAAAATTTATGCATAAATTTTTGAATTTCGATTAAAAATGAGTTCTTAAAAACCAGACAGCGGAAT harbors:
- a CDS encoding SpoIIE family protein phosphatase; translation: MKWLFFLCLTLICSCHAESEFQQAKAVRGRFDLSQFDLNSLVSLDGEWIFRWNSKLSTQETESLSYMFVPGTWTERYPLAGRALYSLQLHSLPKTGIYGIKVFEFPQAYRLYVDGILVHENGRYGEDLNDTTRSLVRPTLFFAIDKNEFEIAIEVANKDEIKPGPRKSILFGTSESILSLQSRQHFTDFVSLGILGIMFLYHLVLFLQRKKELGSLIFAIFCAVMFSRILVTEEHYLLKLIPNFPVTLEWYLDVGSFMVLTPILASLFYFNFTHLFRKKIHQSIYLFFSFFSLSYFIFKIEWIFNLLLVGSFLSGVYFFLVLIKAVFIQMPGARIFLTGWTLFLITSAFDMLAYNQIFRTNYISHLGFIFYIFSQAYFLSIKFNRALQVSEDLSESLELKVAERTEQLNDSLNLIHADLNLAKKLQESLIMTQNKEYTGLLFDYLYLPQAEVGGDFFDYRRISDDKYRVFLADATGHGVQAAMVTMIMKSECDRFLSRSQSISDIMFQINQLFVQRYLSVRMLFSAILVEIDLTENRISFVSAGHPAQFLIRNSKVESIKPKGRIIGWASNETFQEETRAFAKGDKVCLFSDGVYEDFNQGSEMYGEERWIQSVQKSYSLSPKEMIDRLWKERFEFTKKEAVDDDSTLIVMERT